The Devosia sp. MC521 genome has a segment encoding these proteins:
- a CDS encoding phage portal protein: protein MGLLDLFRPSSVATSRVHVEPVLVPEVEPTGGATSGQVSAAFYDFDDPRLIDFMRAGNMTEAGVSVTVPAAMKNTTVLRCVSLISFAIAYLPLHLRVKATKEKATDHPLFRLLHRKPNPWQTSFEFRALMQQRALTHGSAYARIVWSRDVVRRQRMPKVLIPLDPDRCEPRQRDDWQIEYVYTRPDGSQTILPPDEVLHLRYGLSEDGIRGMSLVKQAAEAIALAIQTDKAAARLFRNGMVLGGVMAVEGKLSDPAFERLKAQMEEREGAQHAHKWIIAEEGLEAKPFAASGKDSQRLETAQHQIEEIARPFGVPRPLLGVDDTSWGSGIDVLGQFFVRYALNPWFEAWQQAIERDLLTDEEADLYEAKFNEGALLRGSMKDQADFFSKALGAGGHQPWMDYEEVRETMDLPEREVAPNPMTSKRAATGDQNDPA from the coding sequence ATGGGCTTGCTCGACCTCTTCCGTCCATCGTCAGTTGCAACTTCGAGAGTTCATGTCGAACCTGTGCTGGTGCCAGAAGTGGAACCGACTGGGGGGGCTACCTCGGGCCAGGTGTCAGCCGCCTTCTATGATTTCGATGATCCCCGTTTGATCGACTTCATGCGGGCAGGGAATATGACAGAGGCCGGTGTCTCTGTGACCGTGCCGGCGGCGATGAAAAACACAACTGTCCTCCGTTGTGTGTCGCTCATCTCGTTCGCCATTGCTTACTTGCCGCTCCACCTTCGCGTGAAGGCGACGAAAGAAAAGGCGACTGATCACCCATTGTTCAGGCTGCTGCACCGCAAGCCTAATCCCTGGCAGACCTCGTTCGAGTTCCGAGCGCTAATGCAGCAGCGGGCTCTTACGCATGGCAGCGCATATGCTCGCATCGTCTGGAGTCGCGACGTTGTCCGCCGGCAACGGATGCCAAAAGTCCTGATCCCGCTCGATCCTGACCGTTGCGAGCCGAGGCAGCGCGACGACTGGCAGATCGAGTACGTCTATACGCGACCGGATGGCAGCCAGACCATTTTGCCGCCTGATGAAGTGCTGCATCTCCGCTACGGCCTTTCAGAGGATGGCATTCGCGGCATGTCGCTGGTCAAGCAGGCGGCAGAGGCCATTGCCTTGGCAATCCAGACAGACAAAGCGGCTGCCCGGCTATTCCGCAACGGAATGGTGTTGGGCGGAGTGATGGCGGTCGAGGGGAAGCTCTCCGATCCTGCCTTTGAGCGCCTGAAAGCTCAGATGGAAGAGCGCGAGGGCGCTCAGCACGCCCATAAGTGGATCATTGCGGAGGAAGGACTCGAAGCAAAGCCCTTCGCCGCCAGCGGCAAGGATTCCCAGCGGCTGGAGACGGCGCAGCATCAGATCGAGGAGATTGCCCGTCCGTTCGGCGTGCCCCGTCCACTCTTGGGCGTCGACGACACGTCCTGGGGTTCGGGCATCGATGTGCTCGGTCAGTTCTTCGTTCGGTACGCCCTCAATCCTTGGTTCGAGGCCTGGCAGCAGGCCATTGAACGCGATCTGCTGACCGACGAGGAAGCTGATCTTTACGAGGCGAAGTTCAACGAAGGTGCGCTTCTTCGCGGCTCCATGAAAGATCAGGCCGACTTCTTCAGCAAGGCGCTCGGCGCCGGCGGCCATCAGCCATGGATGGATTACGAAGAGGTCCGCGAGACGATGGACCTGCCAGAGCGCGAAGTCGCGCCAAACCCGATGACGAGCAAGCGCGCAGCCACAGGAGATCAGAATGACCCAGCGTAA
- a CDS encoding head maturation protease, ClpP-related, whose product MTQRNPRVFAKARPGAMPMPASRDVSALTKPQVFEKWSADAAGLRPRALEQGDNVITMFDVVGEDFWTGGGITAKKVAAQLRAIGDRPITCQINSPGGDMFEGIAIYNVLREHPQLVTIQVMGMAASAASIIAMAGDTIEIGAASFIMIHNCWVLAMGNRHDMRETADFLEPFDQAMVDVYAQRTGGDAKKIAKWMDDETFMSGSMAIDRGFADALLDADAVKVDEKAQARDREVNDLRALELELVSAGHTRTEARARINKIKGTPGAALDDATPGAGEDWSGLSALLNTLQN is encoded by the coding sequence ATGACCCAGCGTAATCCGCGCGTCTTTGCCAAGGCTCGTCCTGGAGCGATGCCAATGCCGGCGAGCCGCGACGTCTCCGCGCTCACCAAGCCGCAGGTTTTCGAAAAGTGGTCGGCTGATGCCGCCGGTCTTCGGCCAAGAGCGCTGGAGCAAGGCGACAACGTCATCACTATGTTCGACGTGGTGGGTGAGGACTTCTGGACCGGTGGCGGCATAACAGCGAAGAAGGTGGCGGCCCAGCTGCGCGCCATCGGCGACCGGCCGATCACCTGCCAGATCAATTCGCCCGGCGGCGACATGTTCGAAGGCATCGCCATCTACAATGTGCTCCGCGAGCATCCGCAGCTTGTGACCATTCAGGTTATGGGCATGGCTGCTTCGGCAGCTTCCATCATCGCAATGGCGGGCGATACGATTGAGATCGGCGCCGCGTCATTCATCATGATTCACAACTGCTGGGTGCTCGCGATGGGCAACAGACACGACATGCGCGAGACGGCCGATTTCCTTGAACCATTCGATCAGGCCATGGTCGATGTCTATGCGCAGCGCACCGGCGGCGATGCGAAGAAAATCGCTAAATGGATGGATGATGAGACGTTTATGTCTGGCTCCATGGCCATTGATCGCGGCTTTGCGGACGCACTGCTCGATGCTGACGCTGTGAAAGTTGATGAAAAGGCTCAGGCGCGCGATCGCGAGGTCAATGATCTCCGCGCCTTGGAGCTTGAACTGGTTTCTGCGGGACACACGCGCACAGAAGCGCGAGCCCGCATCAACAAAATCAAGGGCACGCCAGGCGCTGCCCTCGATGATGCCACGCCGGGCGCTGGCGAAGACTGGTCGGGCCTTTCGGCCCTGCTTAACACCCTCCAAAATTAG
- a CDS encoding phage major capsid protein: MKHYSPPALLARSTALVTPRAVTGFGPRADASDPKALIEALNKSFEEFKAAHDQKLKAKVDDVVLNEKIDKINSSVGEFQTAIDELNAKLAAAEMGAGKGKVIDREYTDAFNAHFRKGDVNAALNKGADDEGGYLAPVEWDRSIIDQMVEISPMRQIAQVQTISTAGFKKLYNLRGTGSGWVGETASRPQTNTPEFGSMTFATGELYANPAATQQLLDDAAINLEQWLGGEVQTEFAYQEGIAFVSGNGTNKPYGFLTFVTGAANAAVNPLGAIAATTAASQTAITSDELVTLVYSLPGELSGNARFVMNRLTLSSIRKLKDGQGNYLWQPSAQAGQPSQLLGAPVTEIAAMPNAAASAIPIAYGDFRRGYLIVDRQGVRVLRDPYTNKPYVMFYTTKRVGGGVQDPQAIKALKMAAGG; the protein is encoded by the coding sequence ATGAAGCACTATTCTCCGCCCGCGTTGCTTGCGCGGTCGACGGCGCTCGTTACCCCGCGCGCTGTCACTGGTTTCGGTCCGCGTGCCGATGCCTCCGATCCCAAGGCGCTGATCGAGGCCCTGAACAAGTCTTTTGAGGAGTTCAAGGCGGCGCACGACCAGAAGCTCAAGGCCAAAGTCGATGACGTCGTGCTGAACGAGAAGATCGACAAGATCAACTCGAGCGTCGGCGAATTCCAGACGGCGATTGATGAACTCAACGCCAAGCTTGCAGCGGCCGAAATGGGCGCGGGCAAAGGCAAGGTCATTGATCGTGAATACACGGACGCGTTCAACGCCCACTTCCGCAAGGGCGACGTCAACGCCGCTCTCAACAAGGGCGCCGACGACGAAGGCGGCTATCTGGCTCCTGTGGAGTGGGATCGCAGCATCATCGACCAGATGGTCGAGATCTCGCCCATGCGCCAGATCGCACAGGTCCAGACGATCTCCACGGCCGGCTTCAAAAAGCTCTATAATCTTCGCGGCACCGGCTCTGGTTGGGTCGGTGAAACAGCATCTCGCCCGCAGACCAACACGCCCGAGTTCGGCAGCATGACGTTCGCCACTGGCGAGCTCTATGCTAACCCTGCCGCCACGCAGCAGTTGCTGGACGATGCCGCGATCAATCTGGAGCAGTGGCTCGGCGGTGAGGTGCAGACTGAGTTTGCCTATCAGGAAGGCATCGCCTTCGTGTCCGGCAATGGCACCAACAAGCCGTATGGCTTCTTGACATTCGTCACGGGCGCTGCCAACGCCGCGGTGAACCCACTGGGTGCAATCGCAGCCACAACCGCCGCATCCCAGACGGCCATCACGTCGGACGAGCTGGTAACGCTGGTCTACTCGCTGCCGGGTGAACTGAGCGGCAACGCCCGGTTTGTGATGAACCGTCTGACGCTCTCCTCGATCCGCAAGCTCAAGGACGGCCAGGGCAATTACCTCTGGCAGCCTTCCGCGCAGGCGGGGCAGCCTTCGCAGCTTCTCGGTGCACCTGTCACCGAGATCGCCGCAATGCCGAATGCGGCAGCCAGTGCAATCCCCATCGCGTACGGCGATTTCCGCCGCGGTTACCTGATCGTGGATCGCCAGGGCGTCCGTGTTCTGCGCGATCCCTACACCAACAAGCCCTACGTGATGTTCTACACCACGAAGCGGGTTGGCGGCGGCGTTCAGGATCCGCAGGCCATCAAGGCCCTGAAGATGGCGGCGGGTGGCTAA
- a CDS encoding head-tail connector protein, whose product MGNVVIATLGPLYTLDEVKQHLRVEGEDDDTLIEAMMDAAEQQVLQFCNISLVPYGKEATFKVAALMGITAMYDNRAGEGEVTLPASSRNLINPYRWLRV is encoded by the coding sequence ATGGGCAACGTCGTCATCGCCACTCTCGGCCCGCTCTACACGCTCGACGAAGTGAAGCAGCATCTTCGCGTCGAGGGCGAAGATGACGACACGCTCATCGAGGCCATGATGGATGCTGCCGAGCAGCAGGTGCTCCAGTTCTGCAACATCTCCTTGGTCCCGTATGGAAAAGAAGCGACGTTCAAGGTTGCTGCGCTTATGGGCATCACCGCCATGTATGACAACCGGGCAGGCGAGGGCGAAGTGACCCTTCCTGCATCCTCCCGCAATCTCATCAATCCCTATCGCTGGCTGCGAGTTTAG
- a CDS encoding head-tail adaptor protein, whose product MAENFRRAGALRERLHCQFAAPLDDGWGNPLPGAGEFENAFPKPIAAGLKPRTGGEEVTAARLGGRQPYVVTVRNTSQTRQITTAWRLVDANNPSRVFAITSPPADPDGTNQWLEFIAVDGAVS is encoded by the coding sequence ATGGCTGAGAACTTTCGGCGGGCAGGGGCGCTGCGTGAACGTCTGCACTGTCAGTTTGCGGCTCCGCTCGATGACGGCTGGGGTAATCCACTGCCTGGCGCTGGCGAATTCGAAAACGCTTTCCCCAAGCCGATCGCCGCTGGGCTGAAACCGCGCACAGGTGGCGAGGAAGTAACTGCCGCTCGCTTGGGTGGTCGCCAGCCTTATGTGGTGACAGTCCGGAATACATCTCAAACTCGCCAGATCACAACGGCATGGCGCTTAGTGGATGCCAACAATCCAAGCCGCGTGTTCGCAATCACATCACCCCCGGCAGACCCTGACGGCACCAACCAATGGCTTGAGTTTATCGCGGTTGATGGCGCGGTGTCGTAA
- a CDS encoding HK97-gp10 family putative phage morphogenesis protein, producing the protein MATRIQGLESLKRKLRAFPKAVESEIRKAMEQSANEIVALAKSLAPVDSGDLQMSISWTWGEAPKGAIVLGRVKSGATATGNMKITVFAGGGDAYYARMIEFGTAPHLNGGRFAGSKHPGSAAQPFFYPAYRAVRKRAKGRVTRAVNKAAKRIAAGG; encoded by the coding sequence ATGGCTACCCGCATCCAGGGGCTCGAAAGCCTGAAGCGGAAACTGCGTGCCTTTCCGAAGGCAGTGGAATCCGAGATCCGCAAGGCAATGGAGCAAAGCGCCAACGAGATCGTCGCCTTGGCTAAGTCTCTGGCTCCTGTAGATAGCGGCGATCTTCAAATGTCCATCAGTTGGACTTGGGGCGAAGCGCCAAAGGGGGCGATCGTTCTTGGACGCGTGAAGTCTGGGGCTACCGCGACGGGCAACATGAAGATTACGGTCTTTGCAGGCGGTGGCGATGCTTACTATGCCCGCATGATCGAGTTCGGGACTGCGCCTCACCTCAATGGTGGGCGGTTTGCTGGCAGTAAGCATCCTGGCTCAGCAGCGCAGCCCTTCTTCTACCCGGCATATCGCGCGGTTCGAAAGCGCGCCAAGGGCCGTGTAACGCGCGCCGTCAACAAGGCAGCCAAACGCATCGCAGCCGGGGGCTGA
- a CDS encoding DUF3168 domain-containing protein, producing the protein MEPSYDLQLAALNKLREVAALTAIVGNKIYDRVPEKLSGGALVPDVASPYISFGPVTSAPVDADCIDGEEITFQIDVWSWGSGLAYGSVQARQIAGLVKKALHKADLDLSTNALVSIRHEMTRILRESDGVTNHAAIQFTATVETL; encoded by the coding sequence ATGGAACCAAGCTATGATCTGCAGCTCGCGGCGCTGAACAAGCTCCGAGAGGTGGCAGCGCTTACCGCAATCGTCGGCAACAAGATTTATGACCGTGTGCCTGAGAAGCTTTCTGGCGGTGCGCTCGTTCCTGATGTCGCCAGCCCCTACATCAGTTTTGGGCCTGTAACTTCGGCCCCTGTCGATGCCGATTGTATCGACGGCGAAGAAATCACTTTCCAGATTGACGTTTGGTCGTGGGGCTCTGGTCTTGCCTATGGCTCCGTCCAAGCCCGTCAAATCGCAGGACTCGTCAAGAAGGCGCTGCACAAAGCGGACCTCGACCTCTCAACCAATGCGCTCGTGTCCATCCGGCACGAAATGACCCGCATCCTTCGCGAGAGCGACGGTGTGACCAACCATGCCGCGATCCAGTTCACGGCCACTGTCGAAACCCTTTAA
- a CDS encoding phage tail tube protein has protein sequence MAKPVTTKGGLLRIMLGSGSETIVYAAPCGLTSKSLTMTKGLEEFQVPDCDNPLLADWVGRDATSLSMSVSGEGVLAQAAVDTWLSAWESPDPVPVKIEMEFPTTTWTWTGAMHVETVEVGAPNNTGRVTGNFSLQSDGEMVRTSAATS, from the coding sequence TTGGCTAAACCCGTCACTACGAAGGGCGGCTTGCTGCGCATCATGCTCGGCAGCGGCTCCGAAACTATCGTCTATGCGGCTCCATGCGGGCTCACATCTAAGTCTCTGACGATGACAAAGGGCCTTGAAGAATTTCAGGTGCCGGACTGCGATAATCCGCTGTTGGCGGACTGGGTTGGCCGCGATGCGACGAGCCTCAGCATGTCGGTATCGGGCGAGGGCGTTCTTGCTCAGGCTGCCGTCGACACTTGGCTGTCAGCTTGGGAGAGCCCAGATCCTGTGCCGGTTAAAATCGAAATGGAATTCCCGACCACAACTTGGACTTGGACCGGTGCCATGCACGTTGAAACCGTCGAAGTGGGTGCGCCGAACAACACCGGGCGAGTCACTGGCAATTTCTCGCTTCAGTCCGATGGTGAGATGGTTCGCACTTCTGCCGCGACGAGCTAA
- a CDS encoding gene transfer agent family protein produces the protein MSRSGKTPPLDWADGTYEFALGWGELSELQDACNAGPFVVLARLASSQWRIEDVATTIRLGLIGSGVDPAKALKLIKTYVEARPQDLVVNASFARGILETSIVGAPEEPPGEPKRRRAKKASD, from the coding sequence ATGAGCCGTTCGGGAAAAACGCCGCCACTCGACTGGGCGGACGGCACATATGAGTTCGCCCTCGGTTGGGGCGAACTCAGCGAGCTACAGGATGCGTGCAATGCCGGCCCATTCGTAGTGCTGGCGCGGCTTGCGTCCAGCCAGTGGCGAATTGAAGATGTTGCGACAACGATCCGGCTCGGGTTGATAGGCAGTGGCGTCGATCCCGCCAAGGCACTCAAGCTGATAAAGACTTATGTCGAAGCGCGGCCGCAAGACCTCGTCGTGAACGCATCATTTGCTCGCGGCATCTTGGAGACGTCGATTGTGGGGGCGCCAGAAGAACCGCCGGGGGAGCCCAAGCGGCGTCGGGCGAAGAAGGCGAGCGACTAG
- a CDS encoding tape measure protein: MATDIERLIVSLEASTNKYERALAKANSETDKRVGSMQRQFDGLSRSAQGMQGRMVGAFGSVGRAFGVLGIALTTTSIISMTSAWTDLNSRVNNAAGGIERGAAVMGRLSEMARRTYSSLEQTSEGYLQNQQALSALGYSTEQQLDLVETLNNALVVGAVRGQRAQSVMDAWSKAMASGSLRGENLNIVIQSGGRLSKALADSMGVSVNELRKLGEEGKITTDKMYGVTSQMEALRVEAGNMPATVADGFILLKDAVMIFVGEADKAVGSSAALAEGIIAISDAISNAPEQPLFDKVFNGLGNELAQFLSEGAREIAYIAQILDALSKLGKSPADGVVALNEALGGNVRTAEEYELALTDAEQAIVNLAVNTKGRFGEVDAAVQDLFNQILKGRGSVEKAHQAVEALASVNPDFAALKTGVLGVIDTFFAMRDAANAARAAAASTTNDLGDMPSWRQFGKQFAPDLSNDGKPGGPSIPSSLGSKGGGKSAGDKYGDSIEQFQRKIDMLKQETALTAALNPLLNDYGYAKERLKAVQELENAAIRAGLDLGPDQRAQIEALATGYATATAEAARLAEAQNKARQTADELAQAGRNALDSIIDGFLEGKDAGELLNSVMQDLLKNLIKMRINAIGGGLFGGGGGGIFGAIGSMFGFAKGTANTGGRRGEARGVVHGQEAVIPLPAGGKVPVIVQSPQHSPQAAQPQALTVHVETNDEKMSAYVTDHAGRVVGGAAPALIRTSVNASPAATAEKQLRYGMG; the protein is encoded by the coding sequence ATGGCAACTGACATTGAGCGCCTAATCGTCTCGCTAGAGGCGAGCACCAACAAATATGAGCGTGCTCTCGCCAAGGCCAACAGCGAGACAGATAAACGTGTTGGCTCCATGCAGCGTCAGTTTGACGGCCTGAGCAGAAGCGCCCAAGGCATGCAGGGACGGATGGTCGGCGCTTTTGGCTCTGTTGGGCGAGCGTTTGGCGTCCTCGGGATTGCCTTGACCACTACGTCGATCATCTCCATGACGTCCGCTTGGACAGACTTGAACTCGCGAGTGAATAACGCTGCTGGTGGTATAGAGCGCGGGGCCGCCGTAATGGGCCGTCTGTCTGAGATGGCGCGGCGTACGTATTCCTCCCTAGAACAGACCTCTGAAGGTTACCTTCAAAACCAGCAAGCGCTGTCAGCCCTAGGCTACAGCACCGAGCAGCAGCTGGACTTAGTTGAGACGCTGAATAACGCGCTCGTCGTTGGCGCGGTGCGCGGTCAGCGAGCGCAGTCGGTGATGGATGCCTGGTCAAAGGCCATGGCCTCAGGCTCCCTGCGTGGCGAGAACCTTAATATAGTCATTCAATCGGGTGGACGCCTTTCGAAAGCCCTCGCTGACAGTATGGGGGTATCGGTAAACGAGCTTCGGAAGCTGGGCGAAGAAGGCAAAATCACGACCGACAAAATGTATGGCGTGACCAGCCAAATGGAGGCTCTGCGCGTTGAGGCGGGAAATATGCCTGCAACGGTCGCAGACGGCTTCATTCTACTCAAAGACGCCGTCATGATCTTCGTTGGAGAAGCTGACAAGGCAGTTGGTTCAAGCGCCGCGTTGGCTGAAGGGATTATCGCGATCTCTGATGCTATCAGCAATGCGCCAGAGCAACCATTGTTCGATAAGGTGTTCAATGGCTTGGGCAACGAGCTGGCACAGTTCCTTTCTGAGGGTGCCCGCGAAATTGCATACATAGCTCAGATACTCGATGCCTTGTCTAAGCTCGGGAAGTCCCCCGCGGATGGGGTTGTCGCACTCAACGAAGCACTCGGTGGCAATGTTCGCACCGCAGAGGAATATGAATTAGCGCTAACCGACGCAGAGCAGGCGATTGTAAATCTAGCGGTTAATACCAAGGGGCGATTTGGAGAAGTCGATGCAGCAGTGCAGGATCTCTTCAATCAGATACTCAAGGGCCGTGGCAGCGTCGAGAAAGCTCATCAGGCGGTTGAGGCACTGGCTTCAGTAAACCCGGATTTCGCAGCACTCAAAACGGGTGTGTTGGGTGTCATCGATACTTTCTTCGCGATGAGGGATGCAGCGAATGCGGCGCGGGCCGCTGCCGCAAGCACAACAAATGATTTGGGCGACATGCCCAGTTGGCGCCAGTTCGGGAAGCAGTTCGCGCCAGACCTATCTAACGACGGAAAGCCTGGCGGCCCCTCAATCCCTTCCAGCTTGGGCAGCAAAGGGGGCGGCAAGTCTGCAGGAGATAAATACGGAGACAGCATTGAGCAGTTCCAGCGGAAGATTGACATGCTCAAGCAGGAGACAGCGCTAACAGCTGCGCTTAATCCGCTGCTCAATGATTACGGCTACGCCAAAGAGCGACTAAAGGCCGTACAAGAACTTGAGAATGCCGCCATCAGAGCTGGCCTAGATTTGGGGCCTGATCAGCGAGCACAGATTGAAGCACTGGCAACTGGGTACGCAACTGCGACAGCAGAAGCGGCTCGCCTTGCAGAAGCTCAAAACAAGGCGCGTCAGACTGCAGACGAACTTGCTCAGGCTGGCCGCAATGCTCTTGATAGCATTATTGACGGGTTTCTTGAGGGGAAAGACGCTGGCGAACTGCTGAACAGCGTCATGCAGGACCTGCTCAAGAACCTGATCAAAATGCGCATCAACGCAATTGGCGGTGGTCTATTCGGCGGCGGTGGCGGCGGGATCTTCGGCGCTATCGGTAGCATGTTTGGTTTCGCTAAGGGCACTGCAAACACCGGTGGCCGTCGAGGTGAAGCCCGTGGCGTCGTGCACGGTCAAGAAGCAGTTATCCCACTTCCGGCAGGCGGCAAAGTGCCAGTGATTGTCCAAAGCCCGCAGCACTCCCCTCAGGCCGCGCAGCCGCAGGCTTTGACAGTTCACGTCGAGACAAATGACGAGAAGATGTCGGCTTACGTCACTGATCACGCCGGGCGCGTGGTCGGCGGTGCTGCCCCTGCTTTGATCAGAACCAGTGTTAACGCTTCGCCAGCCGCCACGGCTGAAAAGCAACTTCGGTATGGGATGGGTTAG
- a CDS encoding exo-alpha-sialidase, protein MSQTIDQVFRDFNTEGVPASGEHLPDKKDIRSLLKMIQNSGGQSITRNTLAALNAVIPPNENYMGMVLTGAGAGYYSRSGGAWLFGRPFPDTIAGVTLSGSGTAQTGMPSPGVNPASVLVYFAEVTTPNTDTLKLTIGGVQRDVVNAAGNPLSAGEWTGGVLFRINPAGKFQLINDAGAAVAAAASASDASGDAERAEEAAERAETASAGVEYPVSYGGIQLLGPGQRAQARENVRAVGYDPQSIAEPEQEQARLNIGADYSKLATLLASSRRITYHDPGRNKMGHALGILPNGRIVVCYRSATTHNIAVSRMEAIFSDDGGLTWSAPVVVASLADHDYRNYSAGVTQNGVFVVATEDITVSTGGASGNRTRFYFSLDGVAFAERTSAASNPAMTRIVPHGSLVLRNDGTCYFRCYHGHANPAANADGDQSLFSSSDDFQTATYSTIWDGPGLSGPNPAEPYTVALDATHHVSFMRREKTGDDTPLLMKSADGGITWGAPQAITNIAMGKNPPCLWYNSARETLYAIWPSRGQTHLADGATRWMFPFYYASISKAQLIAGGAVWRAQTPFAVFSPAQAGSFPDKPGGDGDSGHPHVFEAHGMTFMLYYSGSHGSLGSDLYIANLSVLIGI, encoded by the coding sequence GTGTCCCAAACGATCGATCAGGTATTTCGTGACTTCAATACAGAGGGGGTTCCTGCCTCTGGTGAGCATTTGCCAGACAAGAAAGATATCCGCTCACTTCTGAAAATGATCCAGAATAGCGGCGGTCAATCGATCACCCGTAACACGCTTGCCGCTCTGAATGCCGTCATCCCTCCCAATGAGAACTATATGGGCATGGTGCTAACCGGCGCTGGTGCGGGTTATTACAGCAGGTCTGGCGGCGCTTGGCTATTTGGTCGTCCTTTCCCTGATACCATTGCTGGCGTCACGCTATCTGGCAGCGGAACGGCTCAGACTGGAATGCCTAGCCCCGGCGTCAATCCGGCATCGGTGCTGGTCTACTTCGCAGAGGTCACCACGCCGAACACTGACACGCTCAAGCTCACCATCGGCGGTGTTCAGCGCGATGTTGTGAACGCTGCGGGCAACCCGCTGTCTGCAGGCGAATGGACAGGAGGCGTCCTGTTCCGAATTAATCCTGCGGGTAAATTCCAGCTTATCAATGATGCCGGTGCTGCTGTAGCTGCCGCTGCAAGTGCGAGTGACGCCAGTGGCGACGCGGAGCGCGCTGAGGAGGCTGCTGAGCGAGCTGAAACGGCGTCAGCTGGCGTCGAGTATCCAGTTAGTTACGGTGGAATCCAGTTGCTGGGTCCTGGTCAACGAGCACAGGCTCGCGAGAACGTGCGAGCGGTAGGCTATGACCCTCAGTCGATTGCGGAGCCAGAGCAAGAGCAGGCGCGCCTCAATATCGGTGCAGACTATTCGAAGTTGGCCACACTATTGGCCTCCTCGCGTAGAATTACCTACCATGACCCAGGTCGTAACAAGATGGGTCATGCGTTAGGAATTCTGCCTAATGGCCGGATCGTTGTCTGTTATCGGAGCGCAACTACGCACAACATCGCAGTGTCGAGGATGGAGGCGATTTTTAGTGACGATGGCGGGCTGACGTGGTCCGCGCCGGTAGTAGTCGCATCTCTCGCTGACCACGACTATCGGAACTATTCTGCTGGCGTCACCCAGAATGGCGTTTTTGTTGTCGCCACCGAGGACATTACCGTTTCGACAGGGGGGGCGTCGGGAAATAGAACGCGCTTCTACTTTTCGCTGGACGGAGTCGCGTTTGCTGAGCGAACAAGTGCAGCAAGTAACCCCGCAATGACTCGGATTGTTCCCCACGGAAGCCTAGTACTCCGCAATGACGGAACGTGCTATTTCCGCTGCTACCATGGGCATGCCAATCCAGCGGCAAATGCCGATGGCGACCAGTCATTATTCTCGTCGTCCGATGATTTTCAAACCGCCACATATTCTACTATTTGGGACGGTCCCGGCCTGAGCGGCCCAAACCCTGCAGAGCCGTATACTGTAGCACTCGACGCAACGCACCACGTATCGTTCATGCGACGTGAGAAGACTGGAGACGACACCCCGCTGTTGATGAAATCTGCCGATGGCGGCATCACGTGGGGCGCACCACAGGCAATTACCAATATCGCTATGGGCAAAAACCCGCCGTGCCTTTGGTATAACAGCGCCAGAGAAACGCTTTATGCAATTTGGCCATCACGGGGGCAGACTCATCTCGCGGATGGGGCGACACGGTGGATGTTTCCGTTTTATTACGCGAGTATTTCCAAGGCACAGCTGATCGCTGGAGGCGCTGTTTGGAGGGCGCAAACCCCATTTGCGGTATTTTCTCCCGCTCAAGCCGGAAGTTTCCCCGATAAGCCGGGTGGGGACGGAGACAGTGGTCATCCGCATGTCTTCGAAGCACACGGAATGACATTCATGCTTTACTACAGCGGTAGTCATGGATCGCTGGGATCGGACCTTTATATAGCTAATCTGTCGGTGCTAATCGGGATCTGA